The following proteins are co-located in the Salvelinus namaycush isolate Seneca chromosome 31, SaNama_1.0, whole genome shotgun sequence genome:
- the LOC120025664 gene encoding heat shock protein 30, with amino-acid sequence MLCSRGFQSSLSPLTDFYWPVRSLWPEVRPLLSQRDLLQRNLLEIKSSLELMEKLQQHIFEELDNVPSSVAIQPVSYKMDKEGDGFALTLDTKDFSPEELSVKQVGRKLKVSGKTEKKLDDGEGSYSYRCQEFRQELYLPEGVNPETVTCSLAHYGKLHIQAPKNPLSGEEEVAERVVPINCSLDVKTPQFLSKTEGSTTDTQKKQENTISHED; translated from the coding sequence ATGCTGTGTTCCCGAGGATTCCAGTCTTCCCTAAGCCCCTTGACGGACTTCTACTGGCCTGTGCGCAGTCTATGGCCAGAGGTCCGACCTCTTCTCAGCCAGCGGGATCTACTGCAGAGAAACCTGCTAGAGATCAAGAGCAGTCTGGAGCTGATGGAGAAACTCCAGCAGCACATCTTTGAAGAGTTGGACAATGTCCCATCCTCAGTGGCCATCCAACCAGTCTCCTATAAGATGGATAAAGAGGGAGACGGCTTTGCCCTGACACTGGACACTAAAGACTTTTCCCCAGAGGAGTTGTCTGTCAAGCAGGTGGGCAGGAAGCTGAAAGTCAGTGGGAAGACAGAGAAGAAGCTGGATGATGGGGAAGGCTCCTACTCTTACAGATGCCAAGAGTTCAGACAAGAGTTATATCTGCCTGAAGGGGTGAATCCTGAGACAGTCACCTGCTCCCTGGCTCATTACGGGAAGCTCCACATCCAGGCACCAAAGAATCCATTATCTGGTGAGGAGGAGGTGGCAGAGAGAGTGGTGCCCATCAACTGTAGCCTGGATGTGAAAACCCCACAATTCCTGTCAAAGACAGAGGGAAGCACCACTGACACACAGAAGAAACAAGAGAACACCATTTCACATGAGGACTGA